One region of Aminobacterium colombiense DSM 12261 genomic DNA includes:
- a CDS encoding CidA/LrgA family protein, producing the protein MNLLRQMFIVCVIFFIGQSIQVLSGIPIPGSVIGMILLFALMYCNVISVESLKDLADFCLGNLAFFFVPVVVGVVAAKEKILDVVPQLIFIIVLSTSLVMVATGITAQYLLRRKEEKSSGSL; encoded by the coding sequence TTGAATCTTTTACGGCAAATGTTCATTGTATGCGTCATTTTCTTTATTGGTCAAAGTATTCAGGTCTTATCAGGTATTCCCATTCCTGGAAGTGTTATAGGGATGATACTTTTATTTGCCCTTATGTACTGTAACGTTATTTCTGTTGAATCGTTAAAGGACCTGGCGGACTTTTGCCTGGGAAATCTCGCGTTTTTCTTTGTGCCTGTTGTTGTCGGTGTGGTAGCGGCCAAAGAAAAAATACTTGATGTTGTTCCACAGCTAATTTTCATAATTGTTCTTTCTACGTCTCTTGTTATGGTAGCAACGGGCATAACAGCACAGTACCTTCTTCGAAGAAAAGAGGAAAAGTCCAGTGGCAGTCTTTAA
- the trkA gene encoding Trk system potassium transporter TrkA — translation MRIVIVGAGEVGYHVAKSLSTEGHGITVIEEDEERALKVDNELDVITIRGNGSRPSVLEEAGVVAGCSVDILVACTNRDEVNIMACWIAKRAGVKRVISRARGLEYTDSPTWARDLGIDVMSSPERSVSRQIIELLTVSSAVETAELLEGVAGIYAFPIALKSPLAGASLKQLRVRYPHVTAIIVYVKRNGKGFVPYGDNILQEGDLCFTVTRKDQVWKLEEVFTGKKSTPLRRVFIIGGGKLGFQVAHRLESQYRNVDIHLVDHNKEKCERIATELQRTLVLCGDGADETLLRQEGIEEADGLVTATESDEANILLGVVGKALGAKKTIAVVRKQMYMRLDNYISVDSMVNPNQALASVIMSYVRYPSGAGTLSLLDKVDAEMLEAHLPAGSSLSGLSLAEMNLPKGMLFALVRRGREVFVPIGNTILHEGDLVTIFASSEMMPLAVEKLGVK, via the coding sequence ATGCGTATAGTTATAGTAGGAGCAGGAGAAGTTGGGTATCACGTTGCGAAAAGCCTCTCCACTGAAGGTCATGGTATTACTGTTATAGAAGAAGACGAAGAAAGAGCACTAAAAGTAGACAATGAGCTTGATGTTATCACGATACGAGGGAATGGTTCCCGTCCTTCCGTACTAGAAGAAGCCGGTGTAGTTGCTGGTTGTTCTGTAGATATTCTTGTTGCGTGTACCAATCGCGATGAAGTGAATATTATGGCTTGCTGGATCGCCAAAAGGGCAGGCGTAAAACGAGTTATTTCGAGAGCGCGGGGATTGGAGTACACAGACAGCCCAACGTGGGCACGAGACTTGGGAATTGACGTAATGAGCTCTCCAGAAAGATCTGTTTCACGCCAAATCATAGAGCTTCTTACAGTCAGTTCTGCAGTGGAAACAGCAGAACTTCTCGAAGGGGTCGCCGGCATTTACGCATTCCCCATTGCCCTTAAATCACCTCTCGCAGGTGCTAGTTTGAAACAGCTCCGTGTTCGATACCCTCATGTTACAGCTATCATTGTGTACGTGAAGCGTAATGGCAAGGGTTTTGTGCCATATGGCGACAATATTTTACAAGAAGGAGATCTGTGTTTCACAGTCACAAGAAAAGACCAGGTTTGGAAGCTGGAAGAAGTTTTTACAGGAAAAAAGAGTACTCCCCTTCGCCGGGTGTTTATAATCGGCGGAGGAAAGCTGGGATTTCAGGTTGCACATCGTCTCGAATCCCAATATAGAAATGTGGACATCCATCTTGTTGACCATAACAAAGAAAAGTGCGAACGCATAGCCACCGAATTGCAGCGCACCCTTGTGTTGTGCGGAGATGGCGCCGATGAAACGCTCCTCAGACAGGAAGGTATAGAAGAAGCGGATGGCCTCGTTACCGCAACCGAAAGCGATGAAGCCAACATTCTTTTAGGAGTTGTTGGAAAAGCATTGGGGGCTAAAAAAACCATAGCCGTCGTCCGAAAACAAATGTATATGCGCCTTGATAATTACATCTCGGTGGACTCCATGGTAAATCCTAACCAGGCTCTCGCATCCGTAATTATGAGCTACGTTCGATACCCCTCAGGAGCAGGTACGCTTTCACTTCTCGATAAGGTTGACGCAGAAATGCTTGAGGCTCATCTTCCAGCAGGAAGCTCGCTTTCTGGTCTTTCATTGGCAGAAATGAATCTGCCTAAAGGAATGCTCTTTGCCCTTGTACGCCGTGGCAGGGAGGTCTTCGTCCCTATCGGTAATACTATTTTACATGAAGGAGACCTCGTGACTATATTCGCCTCTTCCGAGATGATGCCCTTGGCAGTAGAAAAGCTTGGAGTAAAGTAA
- a CDS encoding RidA family protein, with translation MDDTKKKTLEFLSPVEIAKGKIQYAQAIKAGNWIFATGHMATDFKQGLSPEVHNPRLPRSGKPKNEKETDFIFNRLKSLLSSAGSGMSNVVRVDQYYTTWKAVDPYHVGRKAAFGDYIPPSTSILQKGLLINNADIEVEMIAVVPSEDFSVEAINPPEIDAPASSGYAPAVRAGDFIFVAGMMATSGKGRNECIPPEARPVPGYLWRGKQIKLETEYIIKHRLEPALRASGSSLGNIVKAQVYMRDIEDFPAFREVWNKYFPENPPVTTLIPTATPGFAISEAAIEITVLALADGGKTKKEIIKHDVFTGYEDQTVAIRAGDLLFITGLMAADENGLAPGCEIDPRQPYFGSSAQCQMEHILNNAEKICQAAGTSLKNVVRIQQFHTDLNEFYPAYQSWQNCLPGQALPFSAVEVPAPLPIPGCTILTDLWVYAP, from the coding sequence ATGGATGACACAAAGAAGAAAACATTGGAATTTTTGTCCCCTGTCGAAATTGCTAAAGGAAAAATACAGTATGCCCAGGCAATAAAAGCCGGTAACTGGATTTTTGCGACGGGGCATATGGCTACTGATTTTAAACAGGGACTTTCTCCGGAGGTACACAACCCTCGTCTTCCGAGGTCAGGCAAACCTAAAAATGAAAAGGAAACGGATTTCATTTTCAACAGACTCAAATCCTTGCTTTCTAGTGCGGGAAGCGGCATGTCTAACGTAGTACGAGTAGATCAGTACTATACTACCTGGAAAGCAGTAGACCCATATCATGTTGGGAGGAAAGCGGCCTTTGGTGATTATATTCCTCCAAGCACTTCTATTTTGCAAAAGGGCCTTCTTATTAATAATGCAGATATAGAGGTAGAGATGATCGCGGTTGTTCCCAGCGAGGATTTCTCTGTTGAAGCTATTAACCCACCTGAGATAGATGCGCCGGCCTCTTCCGGATATGCTCCGGCAGTGCGTGCAGGTGACTTTATTTTTGTAGCGGGAATGATGGCGACAAGTGGTAAAGGAAGAAATGAGTGCATACCGCCGGAAGCACGTCCTGTACCTGGTTATCTCTGGCGGGGCAAGCAGATAAAACTAGAGACTGAGTATATTATTAAGCACAGACTAGAGCCAGCATTGCGAGCAAGCGGTTCATCCCTTGGCAATATCGTTAAGGCTCAGGTATATATGCGAGACATAGAAGATTTCCCCGCCTTTAGAGAAGTTTGGAATAAGTATTTCCCTGAAAACCCGCCGGTAACAACACTTATTCCTACAGCTACTCCAGGCTTCGCAATTTCTGAAGCGGCAATAGAAATTACAGTTTTGGCTCTTGCTGATGGCGGAAAAACCAAAAAAGAGATCATCAAGCACGATGTCTTTACAGGATATGAAGATCAGACAGTAGCGATCAGAGCAGGGGATCTTCTCTTTATTACTGGTCTTATGGCCGCTGATGAGAATGGTCTTGCTCCAGGATGCGAGATTGATCCCAGACAGCCCTATTTTGGTTCTTCTGCTCAGTGTCAGATGGAGCATATTCTGAACAACGCAGAAAAGATTTGCCAGGCAGCAGGAACTTCTTTGAAAAATGTGGTCCGCATCCAACAGTTCCACACTGATCTTAACGAATTCTACCCTGCTTACCAGAGTTGGCAAAATTGTTTACCAGGGCAGGCCCTGCCTTTTTCAGCAGTTGAAGTTCCCGCTCCGTTGCCAATTCCCGGGTGCACAATTTTGACTGATCTCTGGGTTTACGCACCGTAA
- a CDS encoding zinc ribbon domain-containing protein, translating to MECLLKTPSLLGSERNGSLSHNYCIYCYRNGAFEQPGITIDEMIEKCILFMVAEGFDKEEARQMLSEFLLGLRRWRSH from the coding sequence GTGGAATGCCTCTTGAAGACCCCCTCTCTTCTAGGTTCGGAAAGAAACGGAAGCCTTTCCCATAACTATTGTATTTATTGTTACAGAAACGGGGCTTTTGAGCAGCCGGGTATAACTATAGACGAGATGATAGAAAAGTGTATCCTCTTCATGGTGGCTGAGGGTTTCGATAAAGAAGAAGCACGGCAAATGCTTTCTGAGTTTTTACTAGGGCTCCGCAGGTGGCGAAGTCACTAA
- a CDS encoding MATE family efflux transporter, whose protein sequence is MKYTFDPLRGSIFSVFLYYSSLTVIGMLAVSSASAIDAAFLGNMDGEVALATVTLTLPFVIFVGGVAFMMGIGGSVSCGKYLGAGDVQTASAIFTKTLLATLLFAVGVCFTATIGVDLLVVLLGASPAIAPSVRTYTSILTLFIPFSVTGICLSYFVRVDGRPLLAAVAMTVGAIVNISLDWLFVVKLHWGIQGAAFATGFSQITLLCMLFSHFLQKKGKLRFNMRGGSWKEIIRAAYNGFSEFANEISAGFLTFLFNRIMIRRLGVAGVAAYTIVNYILYLGSMACYGISDAIQPIISKNFGAGKAKRIKGFLWIAGGTVTFLGILIVSILLLMPNSMIKLFTNSEAEITICIARDFIAHFWPAFLLIGINIVFSSYFTAMQKPVHSAFIAISRSLVAPATLLYILPLFLGNKGIYMAVPLAELATFILALALFMPNSPLKLIRSDQIYKKLGEKRELFPQKGVPTSESRFS, encoded by the coding sequence TTGAAATACACATTCGATCCGCTGCGAGGGAGTATTTTCTCGGTATTCCTATACTATTCCTCGCTGACGGTCATAGGAATGCTGGCGGTTTCCTCGGCCAGCGCCATCGATGCCGCTTTTCTAGGGAACATGGATGGCGAGGTTGCCTTGGCTACAGTAACGCTGACACTCCCCTTTGTCATTTTTGTGGGAGGAGTGGCGTTTATGATGGGTATTGGAGGATCAGTTTCCTGCGGCAAATATCTCGGAGCCGGCGATGTTCAGACGGCATCGGCCATTTTTACAAAAACTCTTCTAGCGACCCTCCTTTTCGCGGTGGGGGTCTGTTTCACAGCAACAATAGGAGTTGACCTATTAGTTGTACTCCTGGGTGCAAGCCCTGCCATTGCTCCATCTGTGCGCACTTATACATCAATTTTAACCCTATTTATCCCTTTTTCAGTTACAGGAATTTGTCTTTCATATTTCGTAAGAGTTGACGGCAGACCGCTTCTTGCTGCTGTTGCTATGACAGTAGGTGCCATAGTAAATATTTCCCTTGATTGGCTTTTTGTCGTAAAACTACATTGGGGTATACAGGGAGCTGCTTTCGCAACAGGATTCTCCCAAATTACCCTTCTCTGCATGCTGTTCTCCCATTTTCTACAAAAAAAGGGGAAATTGCGCTTTAATATGCGAGGAGGCTCATGGAAAGAAATTATTCGAGCTGCCTATAACGGGTTCTCTGAATTTGCCAACGAAATTTCAGCTGGATTTCTTACGTTCCTCTTTAACAGAATCATGATCAGGCGTTTAGGGGTAGCCGGTGTTGCAGCTTATACAATTGTCAACTACATTCTCTACCTTGGCTCTATGGCATGTTATGGTATCAGCGATGCCATACAGCCAATTATCAGTAAAAATTTTGGTGCTGGAAAAGCTAAGCGAATCAAGGGGTTCTTATGGATAGCAGGCGGAACAGTTACTTTTTTAGGTATCCTTATTGTGAGCATTCTACTTCTGATGCCAAACTCAATGATTAAGCTTTTTACAAACTCAGAAGCAGAAATAACAATATGCATTGCCCGTGATTTTATAGCTCACTTCTGGCCAGCTTTTTTGCTTATTGGAATCAATATCGTCTTTTCTTCATATTTTACTGCTATGCAAAAGCCGGTACACTCAGCATTTATCGCCATATCGAGAAGTCTCGTGGCACCAGCAACGCTGCTATATATACTTCCTCTTTTCCTTGGCAACAAGGGGATATATATGGCTGTTCCATTAGCGGAGCTCGCTACATTCATCCTTGCACTCGCACTCTTTATGCCGAACTCTCCATTAAAACTGATACGCTCTGACCAAATCTACAAAAAACTAGGAGAAAAAAGAGAGCTTTTCCCACAAAAGGGTGTTCCCACTTCAGAATCACGCTTCTCATAA
- a CDS encoding hemolysin family protein, with amino-acid sequence MAESSVILFALFFIFMFILSAFFSASETAYSSVNKIRLKRFVEEGRKGSKKALDLAKDFNKTISAILIGGNIVDIVMTSAAAGILSVLMGPIGVVYATLLMTVLIILFGEILPKAFVKDKAENFALGAAAWVYFFVFLLSPLTWLTTNLSNYLRGKSRTAALPSVTHDELLSIVETMGEEGELPEVEKDIIGNAVNFSEIEVCEIQTPRVDLFALNVNEPLENVKNLMLKNHYSRVPIYEGTFDNIIGILNEKDFLNHYINDKHVDLRSIMAPPLLIAGSATLMDALKMLQRNKAHLAIVLDEYGGTSGIITLEDILEELVGEIYDEHDDFKEYYTQVEENIYLASGDAYLEELFEKFLRMPYAPESESSTLSGWLFEQFKTLPAVGAALEWGPLRFEVVKVMGQRIDKVRIVKNPNYTFDEEGEDDSVLML; translated from the coding sequence GTGGCTGAGAGTTCCGTAATACTGTTCGCTCTATTTTTTATTTTTATGTTCATCCTTTCAGCTTTTTTTTCAGCAAGCGAGACAGCTTATTCCAGTGTTAATAAAATACGTCTTAAACGGTTTGTAGAAGAGGGACGTAAAGGCTCTAAAAAGGCACTCGACCTTGCAAAGGATTTCAATAAAACGATTTCTGCGATCCTCATTGGCGGGAATATCGTTGATATTGTCATGACCTCTGCGGCGGCAGGCATCCTTTCTGTTTTGATGGGACCTATCGGTGTGGTTTATGCAACACTTCTTATGACTGTTCTCATCATCCTTTTTGGAGAAATCCTTCCCAAGGCTTTTGTGAAGGATAAGGCTGAAAACTTTGCTCTCGGTGCTGCTGCCTGGGTGTATTTTTTTGTTTTTCTTCTTTCTCCCCTTACATGGCTTACAACAAATCTGTCTAATTACTTGCGGGGCAAAAGCAGAACAGCCGCTTTGCCCAGCGTCACACATGATGAATTGTTAAGTATTGTAGAAACCATGGGAGAAGAAGGAGAGTTGCCTGAGGTCGAAAAGGATATTATAGGAAACGCAGTGAATTTCTCTGAGATAGAAGTCTGTGAAATACAGACTCCACGAGTGGACCTGTTTGCGTTAAATGTGAATGAGCCCCTCGAGAATGTAAAAAATCTTATGCTGAAGAATCATTATTCCCGTGTTCCAATATATGAAGGAACCTTCGACAATATCATTGGCATTCTCAACGAAAAAGATTTTCTGAACCATTATATCAATGACAAGCATGTTGACCTTCGTTCTATTATGGCTCCGCCACTGCTGATAGCAGGCAGCGCCACCTTAATGGACGCATTAAAGATGTTGCAAAGAAATAAAGCCCACCTTGCCATTGTTTTAGATGAATATGGCGGTACATCCGGGATTATTACCCTTGAAGATATTTTAGAGGAGCTAGTAGGCGAAATATACGATGAACACGACGATTTCAAGGAATATTATACCCAGGTAGAAGAAAATATCTATCTAGCGAGCGGTGATGCCTACCTGGAAGAACTCTTTGAAAAGTTTCTCCGGATGCCCTACGCCCCTGAAAGTGAATCCAGTACGTTGAGCGGGTGGCTTTTTGAACAGTTCAAGACTTTGCCAGCAGTTGGGGCTGCCCTTGAGTGGGGGCCTCTTCGCTTTGAGGTTGTAAAAGTAATGGGCCAGCGCATAGACAAGGTGCGTATTGTTAAAAATCCCAATTACACTTTTGATGAAGAAGGGGAAGACGATAGCGTTTTAATGTTATGA
- a CDS encoding TrkH family potassium uptake protein, giving the protein MKLRLVARVLALLSAMISIFMFWPLFWAFLDGTPDVKAFSVSIAIGFLIAAFLYIWGRQDSFQDIGIREAFAVVTLSWVTASIIGGLPYLLNGTAATFTDAFFEAMSGFTTTGASILTNIEAEPRGILFWRDLTHWLGGMGIIVLSLAILPFIGVGGMELYKAEVPGPIPEKMTPRIQQTALLLWGVYIFLSALQSILLLFGGMNLFDALTHTFGTMATAGFSPKNASVAHYGSAYIDWVITIFMFLAGSNFALHYHFLQGKWDAWWKDGEFRVYFSITTCCTFIITILLLRKGIYSNIFEALRYAAFQVVSIITTTGFVTADYELWPIFTQFLLLILMFIGGCAGSTSGGIKNLRIMVLVRHAYTELYRLLHPKAIIHTKIGDRTLSKEIVGSITAFFLLYIGLFTLATLLMTGLGLDLVSAISSVAATLGNIGPGLAIVGPTKNYALIPDIGKWILSFCMLLGRLELYTVLILCVPATWRR; this is encoded by the coding sequence ATGAAACTCCGGCTCGTGGCACGGGTACTTGCCCTCCTATCTGCTATGATCTCGATTTTTATGTTCTGGCCACTTTTCTGGGCATTTCTTGACGGAACCCCGGATGTTAAGGCTTTTTCAGTGTCAATCGCCATTGGTTTTTTAATTGCAGCCTTCCTCTATATATGGGGCAGGCAAGATTCGTTTCAAGACATTGGAATACGAGAGGCCTTTGCCGTTGTAACTCTTTCATGGGTTACAGCCTCGATTATCGGAGGTCTTCCTTATCTTTTAAATGGGACTGCCGCAACATTTACTGATGCTTTTTTTGAAGCCATGTCGGGATTTACCACTACCGGCGCCTCTATACTCACAAATATTGAAGCAGAACCAAGAGGCATTCTCTTTTGGCGTGATCTTACCCATTGGCTTGGCGGAATGGGAATTATAGTTCTCAGCCTTGCTATTTTACCCTTTATTGGAGTGGGTGGAATGGAACTCTATAAAGCTGAAGTTCCCGGACCTATCCCTGAAAAGATGACACCTCGTATTCAACAAACGGCTCTACTTCTATGGGGGGTTTATATTTTTCTTTCTGCACTGCAGTCTATTTTATTACTCTTTGGAGGAATGAACCTATTTGATGCTCTGACCCACACTTTCGGAACCATGGCTACAGCTGGTTTTTCTCCTAAAAATGCAAGCGTCGCCCATTATGGAAGTGCCTATATCGACTGGGTCATTACCATTTTTATGTTTTTGGCCGGCAGTAACTTTGCCCTTCATTATCATTTTCTTCAAGGGAAATGGGATGCATGGTGGAAAGACGGTGAGTTTCGTGTCTATTTTTCTATCACGACATGCTGCACCTTCATTATTACTATCCTTCTTCTAAGAAAAGGGATTTATAGCAACATATTTGAAGCTTTAAGATATGCTGCCTTCCAGGTCGTTAGTATTATTACAACAACAGGCTTCGTCACTGCTGATTATGAACTCTGGCCTATTTTTACTCAGTTTTTGCTTCTTATACTTATGTTTATCGGAGGATGTGCAGGATCCACAAGTGGCGGCATCAAAAACTTACGTATAATGGTTCTTGTTCGCCACGCCTATACAGAACTTTATAGATTACTTCATCCCAAAGCCATTATCCATACCAAAATTGGGGATCGGACACTCTCTAAAGAAATAGTGGGCTCCATAACAGCTTTTTTTCTTCTTTATATTGGCCTTTTCACCTTAGCGACTCTGCTTATGACTGGCCTTGGGTTAGACTTAGTATCTGCTATATCAAGCGTAGCAGCTACCCTTGGAAACATCGGCCCGGGATTGGCCATTGTCGGGCCAACTAAGAATTACGCCCTGATCCCTGATATAGGCAAATGGATTCTATCCTTCTGTATGCTCTTGGGGCGACTAGAACTTTACACCGTCCTTATTTTATGTGTTCCAGCAACGTGGAGGCGATAG
- a CDS encoding LrgB family protein, with translation MAVFKEIFQTPLFAIVLTIGTYLLGCWIRDKARFVLLPPVVFSSLVIGITLTFTDYSYEEYRRGGDIIAMLLGPITVLLAVPIYRELSRLKAILKPIMLSIVAGVLTSFVCIWFLCCFLNLNNDFFLSLVPKSVTAPIGIEIARIIEGIVPVTVFSIIITGVTGAILAPILCKIAGIHHPIARGLAIGSSSHAIGTSRAFEMGETEGAFSSLATGLCGVVTVIVVPLLLWVIPFFKML, from the coding sequence GTGGCAGTCTTTAAAGAAATATTTCAAACCCCTCTTTTTGCCATAGTTCTTACCATTGGCACTTATCTTTTGGGGTGCTGGATTCGTGACAAAGCAAGATTTGTCCTCTTGCCTCCAGTAGTATTTTCATCTCTAGTGATCGGTATCACTCTGACATTTACTGACTACAGCTATGAAGAATATAGGCGCGGTGGAGATATTATCGCTATGTTGCTTGGTCCGATTACTGTTCTCTTAGCTGTGCCCATATACCGTGAATTGTCACGATTAAAAGCTATTCTGAAACCGATAATGCTTTCTATAGTTGCAGGGGTTCTCACTTCTTTTGTCTGTATTTGGTTTTTATGCTGTTTTTTAAATCTTAACAATGATTTTTTTCTGTCTCTGGTTCCTAAATCTGTGACAGCCCCTATAGGAATCGAAATAGCCCGCATTATTGAGGGTATAGTTCCTGTTACAGTGTTTTCTATTATTATTACGGGAGTAACTGGTGCTATTCTGGCGCCCATCCTTTGTAAAATAGCTGGGATTCATCATCCGATTGCTCGAGGTCTGGCCATTGGGTCTAGTTCTCATGCTATAGGGACGAGCCGGGCTTTCGAGATGGGAGAGACAGAGGGTGCCTTCAGCAGCCTTGCTACAGGCCTTTGTGGCGTTGTTACTGTAATTGTGGTGCCTCTTCTCTTGTGGGTTATTCCATTCTTTAAAATGTTATGA
- a CDS encoding ferredoxin, translated as MKAYVDLDMCIGCGLCVSLCDSVFELDENGKAFSKIEPVPQSSEGCTRDAADQCPVEAIHIEE; from the coding sequence ATGAAAGCATATGTTGATCTAGATATGTGCATCGGGTGCGGGTTATGTGTTTCTCTGTGTGATTCTGTTTTTGAACTAGATGAGAATGGCAAGGCTTTTTCAAAAATAGAGCCCGTTCCTCAATCATCCGAAGGCTGCACTCGCGATGCGGCGGATCAGTGCCCTGTAGAAGCAATCCACATAGAAGAATAA
- a CDS encoding potassium/proton antiporter, translating into MKVFDLPLIFLVTSILLLLSIFSSKLAERFGFPALLTFLAIGMLAGSDGPGGIQFDNAAAANMVGSVALAFILFAGGLDTHWYNIKPVLVRGVVMATIGVALSAIVMGLFVCCILGFSWQDGLLLGSIVSSTDAAAVFAVLRSRRVSLRDNLRSLLEFESGSNDPMAIFLTLAVLQVISQNTMSWTELLPRFVVQMIFGGVAGWLLGRGAARLMNRIRLDYEGLYPVLGASIVLLTYGLIEKMGGNGFLAVYVCGLILGNSDFIYKKSLIRFHDSMGWLMQIIMFLVLGLLVFPSHLPRVAKDGLLSAAFLMVVARPVVTYLTLIGSSFSFSERTLAAWAGLRGAVPIVLATFPLLLGHPKSNEIFNMVFFIVLTSVLLQGMTLMPLARFLKVDKPLEYRPRYPLEFDKTENDVRNETRELDILPGTAVVGKTIGELHFPPGALILLVRRDKNFLVPRGQTVLEPYDTLLVLGEPEALKKAREVITRREIDNENEI; encoded by the coding sequence ATGAAAGTGTTTGATCTGCCATTGATATTTCTTGTAACATCAATACTCCTTCTATTAAGCATATTTTCGAGCAAACTGGCAGAACGGTTTGGTTTCCCCGCTCTTTTGACCTTCCTCGCAATTGGAATGCTGGCTGGCTCTGATGGTCCGGGAGGTATTCAATTCGATAATGCAGCTGCGGCCAACATGGTAGGCAGCGTAGCCCTTGCTTTTATTCTTTTTGCTGGAGGTCTTGACACTCATTGGTATAACATTAAACCGGTATTAGTGAGAGGTGTTGTCATGGCTACTATTGGAGTAGCCTTGTCAGCTATTGTTATGGGGCTCTTTGTTTGCTGCATACTGGGCTTTTCATGGCAAGATGGCTTGCTATTAGGTTCTATAGTGTCTTCAACAGACGCAGCTGCTGTTTTTGCTGTGCTTCGCTCTCGAAGGGTCAGCTTGAGAGACAATCTGCGCTCTCTTTTAGAGTTCGAATCTGGAAGCAACGACCCCATGGCGATTTTTTTAACCCTCGCCGTACTTCAGGTTATTTCTCAAAACACCATGAGCTGGACAGAGCTTCTTCCAAGGTTTGTAGTACAAATGATTTTCGGGGGAGTGGCAGGTTGGTTGTTAGGCAGAGGAGCAGCAAGGCTTATGAACCGGATTCGTCTGGATTACGAAGGGCTCTATCCTGTCCTTGGAGCTAGCATAGTTCTCTTGACCTATGGTCTTATTGAAAAAATGGGCGGAAATGGTTTTTTAGCAGTCTATGTATGTGGTCTTATATTAGGAAATAGCGATTTTATTTATAAAAAAAGCCTGATTCGTTTTCACGATAGCATGGGATGGTTGATGCAGATTATCATGTTTTTAGTTTTAGGGCTGCTCGTTTTTCCCTCCCATTTGCCACGTGTGGCCAAAGATGGGCTTTTGAGCGCGGCTTTTCTAATGGTTGTGGCGCGCCCTGTGGTTACTTATTTGACACTTATTGGAAGTTCCTTTTCTTTTAGCGAGCGAACCCTGGCGGCATGGGCTGGTTTGAGAGGGGCTGTTCCTATCGTTTTAGCAACTTTCCCCCTTCTTTTGGGCCATCCCAAGTCTAATGAGATATTCAATATGGTTTTCTTTATTGTATTAACGTCAGTTTTGCTTCAAGGCATGACTCTCATGCCCCTTGCCCGTTTTTTAAAGGTGGACAAACCCTTAGAGTATCGTCCGAGATACCCTTTGGAATTTGACAAAACCGAAAATGATGTACGAAACGAAACGCGAGAGCTTGATATTCTTCCTGGAACAGCAGTGGTAGGGAAAACTATAGGAGAGTTGCACTTTCCTCCAGGTGCTTTAATTCTCCTCGTGAGAAGAGATAAAAACTTTCTTGTCCCTCGTGGGCAAACTGTATTAGAGCCATATGATACGCTGCTTGTGTTGGGAGAGCCAGAGGCACTGAAGAAGGCACGAGAAGTGATAACAAGACGGGAGATTGACAACGAAAACGAAATATGA